From the Malus domestica chromosome 17, GDT2T_hap1 genome, one window contains:
- the LOC103423670 gene encoding homeobox-DDT domain protein RLT3-like produces the protein MIFCDFEKLERKGKMMEKIKKKTQLQVEALESFYSEEKYPSQTAMECHAAAFGLTYKQVRGWFVEKRRREKRGNRTSELGAGATGIDKHGPSRTKAPPSSRYMKTSLLTKKERMKWNHIQELLTPDYILKKVFRKDGPPLGVEFDSLPSGARCHSPDSPNFLSPCEENDRATKRRKVIKHAVINHQDCNTSAPVKKHGVGKGFMMNHQDCNKSAPVQKHGVGKGLITNHQDCNKRAPVQKHGVGKGLMTVWQATNPNARDFPIEMGLANGEVSSVSLIRTSLSQKPVTRNRRLQPKKCVPKQGRVRNKLQEKRKHLAKRREMEANNKNQKFPGKEKCELALEGTGSQEHLDKIAMLVDDEELEQRELQVRPNSLGCSDHFTNGDHACSLCKDLLAKFPPNSVTMKLPFDMQPWDSSPEIVKKLFKVFHFLYTYAIMVDISSFTIDEFAQAFHDKDSMLLVKIHVALLKLLLTNVEAELSCGSIPHLNKSCNFLAFIHSVENQKSTLEFWKRSLNPLTWTEIMRQVLVAAGFGSKQGAMRRDALSKEMSLMVKYGLRPGTLKGELFRVLLEQGIHGLKVSELAKSLQISELNLSSEIEELESLICSTLSSDITLFEKISSSTYRVRINSSGKEVEESQSDTEDSGAVDDEFGDSGTCSSDDDSGWNSRNSRIRKLTYTNNGRNKDSMLTVHTEIDESHPGEVWLLGLMEGEYSDLSIEEKVNAIVALIDLLTAGSSFRMEDPTNAVAECIPSSLHSGSGGKIKRLSANQHSDPRSTWVHAGQMSRAKEDNTLNFHPIDSSAAISKFSEERSSTKGKNGKEKEVQFGLHPMQSVFLGSDRRYNRYWLFLGPCNEYDPGHRRVYFESSEDGHWQVIDTEEALCALLSVLDDRGKREAVLIESVEKRISFLCQAMSSRMVTSDRIDKLAQSDQSVPDNVREDTYSPVSEVDNLSGTANDSPPSSGAVVLEVRKKGEELKQKWKRIQAFDSWLWNFFYLELNAVKLGKRSYFDTLHRCESCHDLYWRDEKHCRICHKTFELHFDLEERYAIHVATCKEKEASDTYPEHKVLSSQIQSLKAAMHAIESVMPEDALLGAWKKSAHKLWVKRLRRTSSLSELLQVLADFVGAINEDRLYECNTVQGSCNFAEELIASFACMPHTSSAVALWLVKLDALISPFLERAHSEKRKEISIRGKHVPKQ, from the exons ATGATTTTCTGCGATTTCGAGAAGTTGGAGAGGAAGGGAAAGATGATGGAGAAGATAAAGAAGAAAACGCAATTGCAGGTTGAAGCCCTCGAGAGCTTCTACTCTG AGGAGAAGTATCCGTCACAAACGGCAATGGAATGCCATGCTGCTGCGTTCGGATTGACTTACAAGCAGGTTCGGGGTTGGTTTGTGGagaagaggaggagagagaagcgAGGAAATAGAACCAGTGAGTTGGGAGCTGGTGCTACAGGGATAGATAAACACGGCCCCTCAAGAACAAAAGCTCCTCCATCATCTAGATACATGAAAACAAGTTTGCTTACTAAGAAGGAAAGAATGAAATGGAATCATATTCAGGAATTGTTAACTCCAGACTACATTCTAAAGAAGGTGTTCCGTAAGGATGGTCCTCCGCTTGGTGTGGAATTTGACTCTCTTCCCTCTGGGGCACGTTGCCATTCTCCAG ATTCCCCAAATTTTCTTTCCCCTTGCGAAGAGAACGACAGAGCAACTAAAAGGAGAAAG gTTATCAAGCATGCTGTAATTAATCATCAGGATTGCAACACGAGTGCTCCAGTTAAAAAACATGGTGTTGGGAAAGGTTTTATGATGAATCATCAGGATTGCAACAAGAGTGCTCCAGTACAAAAACATGGTGTTGGGAAAGGTTTGATAACGAATCATCAGGATTGCAACAAGCGTGCTCCAGTACAAAAACATGGTGTTGGGAAAGGTTTGATGACGGTTTGGCAGGCAACCAATCCTAATGCTAGAGATTTTCCTATTGAAATGGGTTTGGCCAATGGTGAAGTTTCCAGTGTGTCACTAATTCGAACATCTCTATCGCAAAAACCAGTAACTCGGAACAGAAGATTGCAACCAAAAAAATGTGTTCCT AAACAGGGAAGGGTACGAAATAAGTTACAAGAAAAGAGGAAGCATTTAGCCAAAAGAAGAGAG ATGGAAGCTAACAATAAGAACCAGAAGTTTCCGGGCAAAGAAAAATGTGAACTTGCTTTGGAAGGAACAGGTTCCCAAGAACATTTGGATAAGATTGCAATGCTTGTGGATGATGAGGAGCTGGAGCAAAGGGAATTACAAGTAAGACCAAATTCACTGGGGTGCTCTGATCATTTTACTAATGGAGATCATGCATGCTCACTTTGCAAAG ATTTGCTGGCCAAGTTTCCTCCAAATTCTGTGACGATGAAGCTACCATTTGATATGCAACCTTGGGATTCTTCTCCAGAGATTGTCAAGAAACTGTTCAAG GTTTTCCATTTCCTTTATACTTATGCCATTATGGTAGATATAAGCTCCTTCACTATTGACGAGTTTGCTCAAGCATTTCATGACAAG GATTCCATGCTACTTGTAAAAATTCACGTGGCCCTTCTGAAGCTTCTTCTAACTAATGTTGAAGCGGAGCTTTCCTGTGGATCCATACCTCATTTGAACAAATCATGcaattttcttgcatttattcACTCG GTTGAAAACCAAAAATCCACTCTGGAATTCTGGAAGAGATCTCTAAACCCTTTAACATGGACAGAAATAATGCGCCAAGTACTAGTTGCAGCTGGTTTTGGTTCAAAGCAAGGTGCAATGCGAAGGGACGCCCTTAGCAAG GAAATGAGCCTTATGGTGAAGTATGGTTTACGTCCTGGTACTTTGAAGGGCGAATTGTTTAGAGTTCTGCTAGAGCAAGGAATTCATGGGTTGAAAGTTTCTGAGTTGGCAAAGTCATTACAG atttCTGAATTGAACCTTTCCAGCGAAATAGAGGAACTAGAGTCTTTAATTTGTTCAACTCTTTCAAGTGATATTACGTTATTTGAGAAAATTTCCTCATCCACATATCGTGTCCGTATTAATTCTTCGGGAAAGGAAGTTGAGGAATCCCAATCAGATACCGAAGACTCTGGAGCAGTTGATGACGAATTTGGTGACAGTGGTACATGTAGCAGTGATGATGATTCTGGCTGGAATTCAAGAAATTCCAGAATTAGGAAACTGACTTATACGAACAATGGTAGAAATAAAGATAGCATGCTGACAGTACACACTGAAATCGATGAGAGTCATCCAGGCGAAGTATGGTTATTAGGACTGATGGAAGGCGAATATTCAGATTTAAGCATTGAAGAAAAGGTGAATGCAATTGTAGCTCTAATTGATCTTCTTACTGCAGGATCCAGTTTCAGGATGGAG GATCCTACAAATGCTGTTGCTGAATGCATTCCTAGCAGCCTTCATTCTGGTTCAGGAGGAAAAATTAAGAGGTTATCCGCTAACCAACATAGTGATCCAAGGTCAACCTGGGTCCATGCAGGACAGATGAGTCGTGCAAAAGAAGATAATACATTAAATTTTCACCCGATAGATTCTTCAGCAGCAATCTCAAAGTTTTCTGAAGAGAGATCCTccacaaaaggaaaaaatggaaaagaaaaagaagtgcAGTTTGGCTTACACCCAATGCAATCTGTGTTTTTGGGTTCTGATCGTAGATACAATAGATACTGGCTTTTCTTGGGCCCTTGTAATGAATATGACCCAGGCCATAGAAGGGTTTACTTTGAATCTTCAGAAGATGGTCACTGGCAGGTTATTGATACTGAAGAG GCTTTGTGTGCCTTGTTGTCAGTTTTGGATGACAGGGGTAAACGAGAGGCTGTTCTTATCGAATCTGTGGAGAAACGAATATCGTTTCTCTGCCAGGCAATGTCAAGTAGAATGGTAACTAGTGATAGAATTGACAAATTGGCGCAATCTGATCAATCTGTGCCGGATAATGTTAGAGAAGACACTTATTCACCAGTATCTGAGGTAGACAACTTATCTGGAACTGCAAATGATTCTCCACCTTCATCTGGAGCTGTGGTTCTTGAAGTTAGGAAAAAGGGAGAAGAACTGAAACAGAAATGGAAACGGATCCAAGCATTTGATTCATGGTTATGGAATTTCTTTTACCTAGAGCTTAATGCTGTTAAACTTGGTAAACGATCCTATTTTGATACACTTCATAGATGTGAAAGTTGTCATGATTTGTATTGGAGAGATGAAAAGCACTGCAGAATTTGCCATAAAACATTTGAGCTTCATTTTGATCTGGAAGAACGGTATGCCATACATGTAGCCACATGCAAGGAGAAAGAAGCAAGTGATACTTATCCTGAGCATAAGGTCCTCTCATCACAGATTCAATCACTAAAAGCTGCAATGCATGCAATTGAG TCAGTCATGCCTGAAGATGCTTTGCTGGGTGCTTGGAAAAAATCTGCCCATAAGTTATGGGTGAAACGGCTCAGACGTACCTCATCTTTGTCTGAGCTTTTGCAG GTTCTTGCGGACTTTGTGGGTGCCATCAACGAGGACCGCCTGTATGAATGCAATACTGTGCAAGGTTCTTGTAATTTTGCTGAAGAACTCATTGCGTCCTTTGCATGTATGCCACACACATCATCTGCAGTTGCACTTTGGCTGGTGAAATTAGATGCCTTAATTTCTCCGTTCTTGGAAAGAGCCCATTctgagaaaaggaaagaaattagTATCAGAG GGAAGCATGTTCCAAAGCAATAG